A window of the Falco rusticolus isolate bFalRus1 chromosome 1, bFalRus1.pri, whole genome shotgun sequence genome harbors these coding sequences:
- the RFC5 gene encoding replication factor C subunit 5 isoform X1, with translation MARAGGGNLPWVEKYRPQALSELVSHQDILNTVQRFISEDRLPHLLLYGPPGTGKTSTILACAKQLYREREFGSMVLELNASDDRGIDIVRGPILSFASTRTIFKKGFKLVILDEADAMTQDAQNALRRVIEKFTENTRFCLICNYLSKIIPALQSRCTRFRFGPLTPELMVPRLQHVVQEEGVDVTEDGMKALVTLSSGDMRRALNILQSTTMAFGKVTEENVYTCTGHPLKSDIANILDWMLNQDFSTAYRKIMELKTLKGLALQDILTEIHLFVHRVDFPPSIRIQLLIKMADIEYRLAAGTNEKIQLSSLVAAFQVTRDLIVAEA, from the exons AtggcgcgggcgggcggcgggaaTCTGCCGTG GGTGGAGAAGTACCGGCCGCAGGCGCTGTCGGAGCTGGTGTCCCACCAAGATATCCTCAACACCG TGCAGCGGTTCATCAGCGAGGATCGGCTGCCGCATCTTCTCCTCTATGGGCCGCCCGGTACCGGAAAGACCTCGACCATCCTCGCCTGCGCCAAGCAGCTCTACCGGGAGCGGGAGTTCGGCTCCATGGTGCTGGAG CTCAACGCCTCCGACGACCGGGGTATCGACATCGTCCGAGGGCCCATCCTGAGCTTCGCCAGCACCAGGACCATCTTCAA gaAAGGCTTCAAGCTCGTCATCCTGGATGAAGCCGATGCCATGACCCAGGATGCTCAGAACGCCCTGCGGCGAg TGATTGAGAAGTTCACAGAAAACACCCGCTTTTGCCTCATTTGCAACTACCTCTCCAAGAtcatccctgccctgcagtcCCGCTGCACGCGCTTTCGCTTCGGCCCCCTCACCCCAGAGCTGATGGTGCCCCGGCTGCAACACGTCGTACAGGAGGAGGG GGTGGATGTGACTGAGGATGGGATGAAGGCTCTGGTGACCCTCTCAAGCGGTGACATGCGCAGAGCCCTCAATATCTTGCAG agTACCACCATGGCCTTTGGGAAGGTGACGGAGGAGAACGTCTACACCTGCACAGGACACCCCCTCAAGTCTGATATTGCCAACATCCTTGACTGGATGCTAAACCAGGACTTTTCCACCGCCTATCGCA AAATCATGGAGCTGAAGACGCTGAAGGGCTTGGCCCTGCAGGACATCCTCACTGAGATCCACCTGTTTGTGCACAGAG TTGATTTCCCACCCTCGATCCGCATCCAGCTGCTGATCAAAATGGCAGACATCGA GTACCGGCTGGCTGCTGGGACCAATGAAAAGATTCAGCTGAGCTCCCTCGTCGCAGCTTTCCAAGTCACCAGGGACCTGATCGTCGCCGAAGCCTGA
- the WSB2 gene encoding WD repeat and SOCS box-containing protein 2 isoform X1 produces the protein MKPSGEEPVLLAELKPGRPQRYDWKSSCETWSVAFSPDGAWFAWSQGHCVVKLIPWPLEEAELSCKTSERKSRGGKAEARSRGVAKEKTLECGQIVWGLAFSAWPAAEAEEVDPTCAVGLPCQILATGLNDGQIKVWEVQTGHLLFSLLGHQDVVRDLSFAPNGSLILVSASRDKTLRVWDLSRDGRQVQVLSGHVQWVYCCSISPDCSMLCSAAGEKSALLWSMRSYTLIRRLEGHQSSVVSCDFSPDSALLVTASYDACVIMWDPYTGEQLRTLRHAPLHSALDYSSEVHTSSLRSVCFSPEGLYLATVADDRLLRIWALELRSPVAFAPMTNGLCCMYFPHGGFIATGTRDGHVQFWTAPRVLSSLKHLCRKALRTFLTTYQVLALPIPRKLKEFLTYRTF, from the exons ATGAAGCCGAGCGGAG AGGAGCCGGTCCTGCTGGCGGAGCTGAAGCCGGGCCGGCCGCAGCGCTACGACTGGAAATCCAGCTGCGAGACCTGGAGCGTGGCCTTCTCCCCCGACGGCGCCTGGTTCGCCTGGTCGCAGGGACACTGCGTGGTCAAGCTGATCCCCTGGCCCCTGGAGGAGGCCGAGCT cagctgcaaaacCTCGGAGCGTAAGAGCCGCGGCGGCAAAGCGGAGGCAAGGAGCCGAGGGGTGGCCAAGGAGAAGACGCTGGAGTGCGGGCAGATCGTGTGGGGCCTGGCCTTCAGCGCCTGGCCGGcggcagaggcagaggaggtggaTCCCACCTGCGCCGTGGGTCTTCCCTGCCAGATCCTGGCCACCGGGCTCAACGATGGGCAGATCAAGGTCTGGGAGGTGCAGACAG GACACCTCCTGTTCAGCCTCTTGGGGCACCAGGATGTTGTCAGAGACCTGAGCTTCGCTCCCAATGGAAGCCTTATCCTTGTGTCGGCCTCACGGGACAAGACCTTGCGTGTCTGGGACCTGAGCAGAGATG GGCGGCAGGTCCAGGTGCTGTCAGGCCATGTGCAGTGGGTCTACTGCTGTTCCATCTCCCCAGACTGCAgcatgctctgctctgctgccggAGAGAAGTCG GCACTGTTGTGGAGCATGCGATCCTACACCCTCATCcggaggctggaggggcaccaGAGCAGTGTGGTGTCATGCGACTTCTCGCCGGACTCGGCACTCCTCGTCACCGCCTCCTATGATGCCTGCGTCATCATGTGGGACCCCTACACTGGGGAGCAGCTTAGGACACTGCG CCATGCCCCTCTGCACTCGGCACTGGACTACAGCAGTGAAGTCCATACCAGCTCCCTGCGCTCAGTCTGCTTCTCCCCTGAGGGCCTCTACCTGGCCACGGTGGCAGACGACAG GCTCCTGAGGATCTGGGCATTGGAGCTTCGGTCTCCGGTTGCATTTGCTCCCATGACCAACGGCCTGTGCTGCATGTACTTTCCACACGGTGGTTTTATCGCCACAGG GACCAGAGATGGCCACGTCCAATTCTGGACTGCTCCAAGGGTGCTCTCGTCACTAAAGCACTTGTGTCGCAAAGCTCTGCGCACCTTCCTGACAACATACCAGGTCCTCGCGCTCCCCATTCCCAGGAAGCTGAAGGAATTCCTCACTTACCGGACCTTTTAA
- the WSB2 gene encoding WD repeat and SOCS box-containing protein 2 isoform X3, with amino-acid sequence MKPSGEEPVLLAELKPGRPQRYDWKSSCETWSVAFSPDGAWFAWSQGHCVVKLIPWPLEEAELSCKTSERKSRGGKAEARSRGVAKEKTLECGQIVWGLAFSAWPAAEAEEVDPTCAVGLPCQILATGLNDGQIKVWEVQTGHLLFSLLGHQDVVRDLSFAPNGSLILVSASRDKTLRVWDLSRDGRQVQVLSGHVQWVYCCSISPDCSMLCSAAGEKSALLWSMRSYTLIRRLEGHQSSVVSCDFSPDSALLVTASYDACVIMWDPYTGEQLRTLRHAPLHSALDYSSEVHTSSLRSVCFSPEGLYLATVADDSSALQGTVPPALLPCCDTPGML; translated from the exons ATGAAGCCGAGCGGAG AGGAGCCGGTCCTGCTGGCGGAGCTGAAGCCGGGCCGGCCGCAGCGCTACGACTGGAAATCCAGCTGCGAGACCTGGAGCGTGGCCTTCTCCCCCGACGGCGCCTGGTTCGCCTGGTCGCAGGGACACTGCGTGGTCAAGCTGATCCCCTGGCCCCTGGAGGAGGCCGAGCT cagctgcaaaacCTCGGAGCGTAAGAGCCGCGGCGGCAAAGCGGAGGCAAGGAGCCGAGGGGTGGCCAAGGAGAAGACGCTGGAGTGCGGGCAGATCGTGTGGGGCCTGGCCTTCAGCGCCTGGCCGGcggcagaggcagaggaggtggaTCCCACCTGCGCCGTGGGTCTTCCCTGCCAGATCCTGGCCACCGGGCTCAACGATGGGCAGATCAAGGTCTGGGAGGTGCAGACAG GACACCTCCTGTTCAGCCTCTTGGGGCACCAGGATGTTGTCAGAGACCTGAGCTTCGCTCCCAATGGAAGCCTTATCCTTGTGTCGGCCTCACGGGACAAGACCTTGCGTGTCTGGGACCTGAGCAGAGATG GGCGGCAGGTCCAGGTGCTGTCAGGCCATGTGCAGTGGGTCTACTGCTGTTCCATCTCCCCAGACTGCAgcatgctctgctctgctgccggAGAGAAGTCG GCACTGTTGTGGAGCATGCGATCCTACACCCTCATCcggaggctggaggggcaccaGAGCAGTGTGGTGTCATGCGACTTCTCGCCGGACTCGGCACTCCTCGTCACCGCCTCCTATGATGCCTGCGTCATCATGTGGGACCCCTACACTGGGGAGCAGCTTAGGACACTGCG CCATGCCCCTCTGCACTCGGCACTGGACTACAGCAGTGAAGTCCATACCAGCTCCCTGCGCTCAGTCTGCTTCTCCCCTGAGGGCCTCTACCTGGCCACGGTGGCAGACGACAG CTCAGCTCTACAGGGGACAGTGCCTCCTGCTTTGCTGCCGTGTTGTGACACTCCTGGGATGCTCTAA
- the RFC5 gene encoding replication factor C subunit 5 isoform X2, which yields MVLELNASDDRGIDIVRGPILSFASTRTIFKKGFKLVILDEADAMTQDAQNALRRVIEKFTENTRFCLICNYLSKIIPALQSRCTRFRFGPLTPELMVPRLQHVVQEEGVDVTEDGMKALVTLSSGDMRRALNILQSTTMAFGKVTEENVYTCTGHPLKSDIANILDWMLNQDFSTAYRKIMELKTLKGLALQDILTEIHLFVHRVDFPPSIRIQLLIKMADIEYRLAAGTNEKIQLSSLVAAFQVTRDLIVAEA from the exons ATGGTGCTGGAG CTCAACGCCTCCGACGACCGGGGTATCGACATCGTCCGAGGGCCCATCCTGAGCTTCGCCAGCACCAGGACCATCTTCAA gaAAGGCTTCAAGCTCGTCATCCTGGATGAAGCCGATGCCATGACCCAGGATGCTCAGAACGCCCTGCGGCGAg TGATTGAGAAGTTCACAGAAAACACCCGCTTTTGCCTCATTTGCAACTACCTCTCCAAGAtcatccctgccctgcagtcCCGCTGCACGCGCTTTCGCTTCGGCCCCCTCACCCCAGAGCTGATGGTGCCCCGGCTGCAACACGTCGTACAGGAGGAGGG GGTGGATGTGACTGAGGATGGGATGAAGGCTCTGGTGACCCTCTCAAGCGGTGACATGCGCAGAGCCCTCAATATCTTGCAG agTACCACCATGGCCTTTGGGAAGGTGACGGAGGAGAACGTCTACACCTGCACAGGACACCCCCTCAAGTCTGATATTGCCAACATCCTTGACTGGATGCTAAACCAGGACTTTTCCACCGCCTATCGCA AAATCATGGAGCTGAAGACGCTGAAGGGCTTGGCCCTGCAGGACATCCTCACTGAGATCCACCTGTTTGTGCACAGAG TTGATTTCCCACCCTCGATCCGCATCCAGCTGCTGATCAAAATGGCAGACATCGA GTACCGGCTGGCTGCTGGGACCAATGAAAAGATTCAGCTGAGCTCCCTCGTCGCAGCTTTCCAAGTCACCAGGGACCTGATCGTCGCCGAAGCCTGA
- the WSB2 gene encoding WD repeat and SOCS box-containing protein 2 isoform X2, which yields MKPSGEEPVLLAELKPGRPQRYDWKSSCETWSVAFSPDGAWFAWSQGHCVVKLIPWPLEEAELCKTSERKSRGGKAEARSRGVAKEKTLECGQIVWGLAFSAWPAAEAEEVDPTCAVGLPCQILATGLNDGQIKVWEVQTGHLLFSLLGHQDVVRDLSFAPNGSLILVSASRDKTLRVWDLSRDGRQVQVLSGHVQWVYCCSISPDCSMLCSAAGEKSALLWSMRSYTLIRRLEGHQSSVVSCDFSPDSALLVTASYDACVIMWDPYTGEQLRTLRHAPLHSALDYSSEVHTSSLRSVCFSPEGLYLATVADDRLLRIWALELRSPVAFAPMTNGLCCMYFPHGGFIATGTRDGHVQFWTAPRVLSSLKHLCRKALRTFLTTYQVLALPIPRKLKEFLTYRTF from the exons ATGAAGCCGAGCGGAG AGGAGCCGGTCCTGCTGGCGGAGCTGAAGCCGGGCCGGCCGCAGCGCTACGACTGGAAATCCAGCTGCGAGACCTGGAGCGTGGCCTTCTCCCCCGACGGCGCCTGGTTCGCCTGGTCGCAGGGACACTGCGTGGTCAAGCTGATCCCCTGGCCCCTGGAGGAGGCCGAGCT ctgcaaaacCTCGGAGCGTAAGAGCCGCGGCGGCAAAGCGGAGGCAAGGAGCCGAGGGGTGGCCAAGGAGAAGACGCTGGAGTGCGGGCAGATCGTGTGGGGCCTGGCCTTCAGCGCCTGGCCGGcggcagaggcagaggaggtggaTCCCACCTGCGCCGTGGGTCTTCCCTGCCAGATCCTGGCCACCGGGCTCAACGATGGGCAGATCAAGGTCTGGGAGGTGCAGACAG GACACCTCCTGTTCAGCCTCTTGGGGCACCAGGATGTTGTCAGAGACCTGAGCTTCGCTCCCAATGGAAGCCTTATCCTTGTGTCGGCCTCACGGGACAAGACCTTGCGTGTCTGGGACCTGAGCAGAGATG GGCGGCAGGTCCAGGTGCTGTCAGGCCATGTGCAGTGGGTCTACTGCTGTTCCATCTCCCCAGACTGCAgcatgctctgctctgctgccggAGAGAAGTCG GCACTGTTGTGGAGCATGCGATCCTACACCCTCATCcggaggctggaggggcaccaGAGCAGTGTGGTGTCATGCGACTTCTCGCCGGACTCGGCACTCCTCGTCACCGCCTCCTATGATGCCTGCGTCATCATGTGGGACCCCTACACTGGGGAGCAGCTTAGGACACTGCG CCATGCCCCTCTGCACTCGGCACTGGACTACAGCAGTGAAGTCCATACCAGCTCCCTGCGCTCAGTCTGCTTCTCCCCTGAGGGCCTCTACCTGGCCACGGTGGCAGACGACAG GCTCCTGAGGATCTGGGCATTGGAGCTTCGGTCTCCGGTTGCATTTGCTCCCATGACCAACGGCCTGTGCTGCATGTACTTTCCACACGGTGGTTTTATCGCCACAGG GACCAGAGATGGCCACGTCCAATTCTGGACTGCTCCAAGGGTGCTCTCGTCACTAAAGCACTTGTGTCGCAAAGCTCTGCGCACCTTCCTGACAACATACCAGGTCCTCGCGCTCCCCATTCCCAGGAAGCTGAAGGAATTCCTCACTTACCGGACCTTTTAA